The following are encoded together in the Lysobacter silvisoli genome:
- a CDS encoding type 4a pilus biogenesis protein PilO, producing MSLKDLDFNNMGSWPQQAKIGFCVIVGLVIVGLAWYLFVSDKRQMLEGLERTEAELRTEFETKQGRAANLEPLKQQLAQMEQQLQQMLRQLPSKTEMPDLIVDISQTALATGISNELFQPGPEQPKDFYAEKPIALRMVGTYHQFGGFVSGVASLPRVVIMTMHDISLRPRGAAAGDKTAVITPNSPLELAGTVKTYRYLDEEEVSAQEKAANGGGDAQNTAPAAPAGDKKEGG from the coding sequence ATGTCGCTCAAGGACCTCGACTTCAACAACATGGGGTCGTGGCCGCAGCAGGCCAAAATCGGCTTCTGCGTGATCGTCGGCCTGGTCATCGTGGGCCTGGCCTGGTACCTGTTCGTCAGTGACAAGCGGCAGATGCTGGAAGGACTGGAGCGCACGGAAGCCGAGCTGCGCACCGAGTTCGAGACCAAGCAGGGCCGCGCCGCCAACCTGGAACCGCTGAAGCAGCAGCTGGCGCAGATGGAACAGCAACTGCAGCAGATGCTGCGTCAGCTGCCCAGCAAGACCGAGATGCCCGACCTGATCGTCGACATCTCGCAGACCGCGCTGGCCACCGGCATCAGCAACGAGCTGTTCCAGCCCGGTCCGGAGCAGCCCAAGGACTTCTACGCAGAGAAGCCCATCGCCCTGCGCATGGTCGGCACCTACCACCAGTTCGGCGGTTTCGTCAGCGGCGTGGCCTCGCTGCCGCGCGTGGTCATCATGACCATGCACGACATCTCGCTGCGCCCGCGCGGCGCCGCGGCCGGCGACAAGACCGCGGTGATCACGCCCAACAGCCCGCTGGAGCTGGCCGGCACGGTCAAGACCTACCGTTACCTGGACGAAGAAGAAGTGTCGGCGCAGGAAAAGGCAGCCAACGGCGGCGGCGACGCCCAGAACA
- a CDS encoding PilN domain-containing protein encodes MARINLLPWRAERRKQRQKEFATMLGLSALGAVVLSFLIVSFYNGQIDGQNTRNAFLKDRIAEVEKQITEIEELDKKKAKLLARKEVIEQLQSNRSQMVHLFDSLVRTIPDGAVLTTIKQDSDTLTLEGRAQSNARVSTYMRNLEGSGWMTNPDLSIIEAKGTDKGLPYEFKLSVKLANPNAPKDEDGDGQPDAPAAGDAATAEAAAAAPAGAPAAASAPAAAAPAPAAIAPAAGTAPAAAPAVAPAAPAAAPAPQGGTNANGVPTPAQEPAQQPAAAGNNKGAES; translated from the coding sequence ATGGCACGGATCAATCTCCTCCCGTGGCGCGCAGAACGCCGTAAGCAGCGGCAGAAAGAGTTCGCCACCATGCTCGGCCTGTCGGCCCTGGGCGCGGTGGTGCTGTCGTTCCTGATCGTGAGCTTCTACAACGGCCAGATCGATGGCCAGAACACCCGCAACGCCTTCCTCAAGGACCGCATCGCCGAGGTCGAGAAGCAGATCACCGAGATCGAGGAGCTGGACAAGAAGAAGGCCAAGCTCCTGGCGCGCAAGGAAGTGATCGAGCAACTGCAGTCCAACCGTTCGCAGATGGTGCACCTGTTCGATTCGCTGGTGCGCACCATTCCCGACGGCGCGGTGCTGACCACGATCAAGCAGGATTCCGACACCCTGACCCTGGAAGGCCGCGCGCAGTCCAACGCCCGCGTCAGTACCTACATGCGCAACCTCGAGGGCTCGGGCTGGATGACCAATCCGGACCTGTCGATCATCGAGGCCAAGGGCACCGACAAGGGCCTGCCCTACGAGTTCAAGCTCAGCGTGAAGCTGGCCAACCCGAACGCGCCCAAGGACGAGGACGGCGACGGCCAGCCCGACGCTCCGGCCGCGGGCGACGCCGCCACCGCCGAGGCCGCAGCCGCGGCGCCGGCCGGTGCCCCGGCTGCCGCTAGCGCACCGGCCGCCGCCGCTCCGGCTCCGGCCGCGATCGCTCCGGCCGCCGGCACCGCTCCGGCCGCTGCCCCCGCCGTCGCGCCCGCCGCTCCGGCGGCGGCGCCCGCCCCGCAGGGCGGCACCAACGCCAACGGCGTGCCGACCCCGGCGCAGGAGCCGGCTCAGCAGCCGGCTGCCGCAGGCAACAACAAGGGGGCCGAATCGTGA
- a CDS encoding pilus assembly protein PilM, giving the protein MGVITKSQPALVGVDISSTAVKLLQLSRAGNRYRVEHYAVEPLPPNAVVEKNIVEVEAVGEAIKRAVARSGTKAKHAAAAVAGSSVITKVIPMPGDLDGEELESQVELEAVNYVPYPIEEVNHDFEVLGPMPNSPEMIQVLLAASRSENVEVRASALEIGGLTPRVMDVEAFAVENAFALIADHLNTPRDGIVALIDSGATMTTLNVLRNGRSLYSREQVFGGKQLTDEVMRRYGLSYEEAGLAKRQGGLPESYSAEVLEPFKEAMVQQVSRLLQFFYAGSEFNRVDQIVLAGGCASIPGIAEMVEEQLGVNTIIANPLAHMTLGPRVQAHALAQDAPALMIACGLALRSFD; this is encoded by the coding sequence GTGGGCGTCATCACAAAAAGCCAGCCGGCCCTCGTCGGCGTGGATATCAGTTCGACCGCAGTCAAGCTGTTGCAGCTCTCCCGGGCCGGCAACCGCTACCGGGTCGAGCATTACGCTGTAGAGCCGCTGCCGCCGAATGCCGTCGTCGAGAAGAACATCGTCGAGGTCGAGGCGGTGGGCGAGGCGATCAAGCGTGCCGTCGCCCGTTCCGGGACCAAGGCCAAGCATGCCGCTGCCGCGGTGGCCGGGTCGTCGGTGATCACCAAGGTCATCCCGATGCCGGGCGACCTGGACGGCGAGGAACTCGAATCCCAGGTCGAATTGGAGGCGGTCAACTACGTCCCCTATCCGATCGAGGAGGTGAATCACGACTTCGAGGTGCTGGGCCCGATGCCCAACTCCCCGGAGATGATCCAGGTGCTGCTGGCCGCCTCGCGTTCCGAGAACGTGGAAGTGCGGGCCTCGGCCCTGGAGATCGGCGGGCTGACCCCGCGGGTGATGGACGTGGAGGCCTTCGCGGTCGAGAACGCCTTCGCCCTGATCGCCGACCATCTCAATACGCCGCGAGACGGCATCGTCGCCCTGATCGACTCGGGCGCGACCATGACCACCCTCAACGTGCTGCGCAACGGCCGTAGCCTCTACAGCCGCGAGCAGGTCTTCGGCGGCAAGCAGCTCACCGACGAGGTGATGCGCCGCTACGGCCTGAGCTACGAGGAGGCGGGTCTGGCCAAGCGCCAGGGCGGCTTGCCGGAAAGCTACTCGGCCGAAGTGCTGGAACCCTTCAAGGAAGCCATGGTGCAGCAGGTCAGCCGCCTGTTGCAGTTCTTCTACGCAGGCAGCGAATTCAACCGCGTCGACCAGATCGTGCTCGCCGGCGGCTGCGCCTCCATCCCCGGCATCGCCGAGATGGTCGAGGAGCAGTTGGGCGTGAACACCATCATCGCCAATCCGCTGGCGCACATGACGCTCGGTCCGCGCGTGCAGGCGCACGCGCTGGCGCAGGACGCGCCGGCGCTGATGATCGCCTGCGGCCTCGCCCTGAGGAGCTTCGACTGA
- a CDS encoding penicillin-binding protein 1A, protein MPRLRRFLRWALYAFAGLALLGVVTAGTLYYLIAPKLPDVETLRTIELQEPMYVYAADGRLMAMFGETRRYPVAIEDVPLRLKQAFIAIEDARFYKHHGVDYKGIARAVWLLATTDDKRVPGGSTITQQVARQYFLSAEYSYKRKLGEMLLAMRMERELSKDEIFELYLNKSFFGNRAYGVGAAAEFYYGKKMSELSLDEMASLAGIPKFPSSGNPLSNPDRAKIRRDYILDRMVEQRFIGAAEAAAAKAVPMHASPHERPIEVYAPYVAEMVRQQMVERYGAEALTKGYHVTTTIDPTLQAAADKAVRDGLKVYDRRHGWHGVEEHFDLAPNEDAATAKQRLRSTPAQAGLLPAIVLATDGAGARLALADGSEIALAGNQGWGGRSPSSLLKRGDLVRVEKIEPPAPKVEAGKPAPPPAPVADLGYRLEQLPQAQAALVSLEPTNGALRALSGGFSFAGAKFNRATQARRQPGSSFKPFVYAASFERGYNPASIVLDAPVVFRDRRGHIWRPQNDGGNFAGPMRVREAMVQSRNLVSVRLLDAMGVDFARKYIANFGFDIEQLPPNLSMSLGTASLTPLSVARGYATFANGGFRITPWFIDEIKDRAGAVVFKEKPATACRECVGRGATSSGAGHSAGAVVDGFNFGPSGGPAKPEPKKPAEAVKPATPPPADLVVAPRAIDDRIAYQIVSMLRDVVLRGTGTAAKVLGREDVGGKTGSTNDHRDAWFSGFGGPYVTTVWVGRDNYKSLGYREYGGKAALPIWIDFMRAALKDKPVAPNEPPEGMVKVSVGANGSLIPDGVGGIVEWVKAEDLDKMQSYIDYGTDEAAPSEESFDIF, encoded by the coding sequence ATGCCCCGTCTCCGCCGTTTCCTGCGCTGGGCGCTCTACGCGTTCGCCGGCCTGGCCCTGCTCGGGGTCGTGACCGCCGGCACCCTGTACTACCTGATCGCCCCCAAGCTGCCGGACGTGGAGACCCTGCGCACGATCGAGCTGCAGGAACCCATGTACGTCTACGCCGCCGACGGCCGCCTGATGGCCATGTTCGGCGAGACCCGGCGCTACCCGGTGGCGATCGAGGACGTGCCGCTGCGGCTCAAGCAGGCCTTCATCGCGATCGAGGACGCGCGCTTCTACAAGCACCACGGCGTGGACTACAAGGGCATAGCGCGCGCGGTCTGGCTGCTGGCCACCACCGACGACAAGCGCGTGCCGGGCGGTTCCACCATCACCCAGCAGGTCGCGCGCCAGTACTTCTTGAGCGCCGAATACAGCTACAAGCGCAAGCTCGGCGAGATGCTGCTGGCCATGCGCATGGAGCGCGAGCTGAGCAAGGACGAGATTTTCGAGCTGTACTTGAACAAGAGCTTCTTCGGCAATCGCGCCTACGGCGTGGGCGCCGCGGCCGAGTTCTACTACGGCAAGAAGATGAGCGAGTTGAGCCTGGACGAGATGGCCTCGCTGGCCGGCATCCCCAAGTTCCCCTCCAGCGGCAACCCGCTGAGCAACCCCGACCGCGCCAAGATCCGTCGCGACTACATCCTGGACCGCATGGTCGAGCAGCGCTTCATCGGCGCCGCCGAGGCCGCCGCGGCCAAGGCCGTGCCCATGCACGCCAGCCCGCACGAGCGCCCGATCGAGGTCTATGCGCCCTACGTGGCCGAAATGGTCCGCCAGCAGATGGTCGAGCGCTACGGCGCCGAGGCCCTGACCAAGGGCTACCACGTGACCACCACCATCGACCCGACCCTGCAGGCCGCGGCCGACAAGGCGGTGCGCGACGGCCTCAAGGTCTACGACCGCCGCCACGGCTGGCACGGCGTAGAGGAACACTTCGACCTGGCCCCGAACGAGGACGCCGCCACCGCCAAGCAGCGCCTGCGCTCGACCCCGGCCCAGGCCGGCCTGCTGCCGGCCATCGTGCTCGCCACCGACGGCGCCGGCGCGCGCTTGGCTCTGGCCGACGGCAGCGAGATCGCCCTGGCCGGCAACCAGGGCTGGGGCGGCCGCAGCCCGTCCAGCCTGCTCAAGCGCGGCGACCTGGTGCGGGTGGAGAAGATCGAGCCGCCGGCGCCCAAGGTCGAAGCGGGCAAGCCGGCGCCGCCGCCGGCCCCGGTGGCCGACCTGGGTTACCGCCTGGAGCAGCTGCCGCAGGCGCAGGCCGCGCTGGTCTCGCTGGAGCCCACCAATGGCGCCCTGCGCGCCCTGTCCGGCGGTTTCAGCTTCGCCGGCGCCAAGTTCAACCGCGCCACCCAGGCGCGCCGCCAGCCGGGCTCCAGCTTCAAGCCCTTCGTCTACGCGGCCTCGTTCGAGCGCGGCTACAACCCGGCCTCGATCGTGCTCGACGCGCCGGTGGTGTTCCGCGACCGCCGCGGCCACATCTGGCGCCCGCAGAACGACGGCGGCAACTTCGCCGGCCCCATGCGCGTGCGCGAGGCCATGGTGCAGTCGCGCAACCTGGTCTCGGTGCGCCTGCTCGACGCGATGGGCGTGGACTTCGCACGCAAGTACATCGCCAACTTCGGCTTCGACATCGAACAGCTGCCGCCCAATCTGTCGATGTCGCTGGGCACTGCCTCGCTGACCCCGCTGTCGGTCGCGCGCGGCTACGCCACCTTCGCCAACGGCGGCTTCCGCATCACCCCCTGGTTCATCGACGAGATCAAGGACCGCGCCGGCGCGGTGGTGTTCAAGGAAAAGCCCGCCACGGCCTGCCGCGAATGCGTGGGCCGCGGCGCCACCTCGTCCGGCGCCGGCCATAGCGCGGGCGCGGTGGTCGACGGCTTCAACTTCGGCCCCAGCGGCGGCCCGGCCAAACCCGAGCCCAAGAAGCCGGCCGAAGCGGTCAAGCCCGCCACGCCGCCGCCGGCCGACCTGGTGGTCGCGCCGCGCGCGATCGACGACCGCATCGCCTACCAGATCGTGTCCATGCTGCGCGACGTGGTCCTGCGCGGCACCGGCACCGCGGCCAAGGTGCTGGGCCGCGAGGACGTGGGCGGCAAGACCGGCTCCACCAACGACCACCGCGACGCCTGGTTCTCCGGCTTCGGCGGCCCCTACGTGACCACGGTCTGGGTCGGCCGCGACAACTACAAGTCGCTGGGTTACCGCGAGTACGGCGGCAAGGCCGCGCTGCCGATCTGGATCGACTTCATGCGCGCGGCGCTGAAGGACAAGCCGGTGGCGCCGAACGAGCCGCCGGAAGGCATGGTCAAGGTCTCGGTGGGCGCCAACGGCAGCCTGATCCCCGACGGCGTCGGCGGCATCGTCGAATGGGTCAAGGCCGAGGACCTGGACAAGATGCAGTCCTACATCGACTACGGCACCGACGAAGCGGCGCCGTCGGAAGAGTCCTTCGACATCTTCTGA
- a CDS encoding citrate synthase: MSDTASQKGPDQVTLTAGDKNVTLPVQHPVLGASCVDIAKLPKETGMFTYDPGFTATASCKSAITYIDGDAGVLLYRGYPIEQLAEKSNFLEVAYLLMNGELPTAGEFSKFEHEVTHHTMMHEAFRTFLYGFRHDAHPMAMLVGMLGSMASFYHNELDLEDPEQRRLAAIRLIAKVPTIAAACHRYSIGWPIRYPKNSLDYTTRFLHMLFEVPSEPLELNPVAAKAMDLLFILHADHEQNASTSTVRLVGSTGANPYVSVASGVAALWGPAHGGANEAVLKMLNEIGRPENVKSAVDKAKDKESGFRLMGFGHRVYKNYDPRAALVRKMTHDVLGSLGVNDPLLEVAMKLEEAALQDEYFVQRKLYPNVDFYSGIIYKALGIPVEMFTVMFAIARTAGWVSHWLEQQNDPENKIGRPRQIYTGHGVRDYVASDKR, from the coding sequence GTGTCCGATACCGCATCCCAGAAGGGCCCCGATCAGGTGACCCTGACCGCCGGCGACAAGAACGTGACCTTGCCGGTGCAGCACCCGGTGCTCGGCGCTTCCTGCGTCGACATCGCCAAGCTGCCGAAAGAAACCGGGATGTTCACCTACGACCCGGGCTTCACCGCCACCGCCAGCTGCAAGTCGGCGATCACCTACATCGACGGCGACGCCGGCGTGCTGCTGTACCGCGGCTACCCGATCGAGCAGCTGGCCGAGAAGTCGAACTTCCTCGAAGTCGCCTACCTGCTGATGAACGGCGAACTGCCGACCGCCGGCGAGTTCAGCAAGTTCGAGCACGAAGTCACGCATCACACGATGATGCACGAGGCTTTCCGCACCTTCCTGTACGGCTTCCGCCACGACGCCCATCCGATGGCGATGCTGGTGGGCATGCTGGGCTCGATGGCCAGCTTCTATCACAACGAACTGGACCTGGAAGATCCGGAGCAGCGCCGTCTGGCCGCGATCCGCCTGATCGCCAAGGTGCCGACCATCGCCGCGGCGTGCCACCGCTATTCGATCGGCTGGCCGATCCGCTATCCGAAGAACAGCCTGGACTACACCACGCGCTTCCTGCACATGCTGTTCGAAGTGCCGAGCGAGCCGCTGGAGCTCAATCCGGTCGCGGCCAAGGCCATGGACCTGTTGTTCATCCTGCACGCCGACCACGAGCAGAACGCCTCGACCTCGACCGTGCGTCTGGTCGGTTCCACCGGCGCCAACCCCTACGTCAGCGTCGCCTCCGGCGTCGCCGCGCTGTGGGGCCCGGCGCACGGCGGCGCCAACGAAGCCGTGCTCAAGATGCTCAACGAGATCGGCCGGCCGGAGAACGTCAAGTCGGCGGTCGACAAGGCCAAGGACAAGGAATCGGGCTTCCGCCTGATGGGCTTCGGCCACCGCGTCTACAAGAACTACGACCCGCGCGCGGCGCTGGTGCGCAAGATGACCCACGACGTGCTGGGTTCGCTGGGCGTGAACGATCCGCTGCTGGAAGTGGCGATGAAGCTGGAAGAGGCGGCGCTGCAGGACGAGTACTTCGTGCAGCGCAAGCTCTACCCGAACGTCGACTTCTACTCGGGCATCATCTACAAGGCGCTGGGCATTCCGGTGGAGATGTTCACGGTCATGTTCGCGATCGCGCGCACGGCCGGCTGGGTGTCGCATTGGCTGGAGCAGCAGAACGATCCGGAGAACAAGATCGGCCGTCCGCGCCAGATCTACACCGGTCACGGCGTGCGCGACTACGTGGCCAGCGACAAGCGCTGA
- a CDS encoding type B 50S ribosomal protein L31, whose product MKAGIHPQYREVVFQDVTTDFQIVTRSTLSSKETITLDGNEYPLIKVDISSASHPFYTGKHKIMDTSGRVDKFRKRYAQK is encoded by the coding sequence ATGAAGGCAGGCATCCATCCCCAATACCGTGAAGTCGTGTTCCAGGACGTCACCACCGACTTCCAGATCGTTACCCGTTCGACCCTGTCGAGCAAGGAAACGATCACGCTCGACGGCAACGAGTATCCGCTGATCAAGGTCGATATCAGCTCGGCCTCGCACCCGTTCTACACGGGCAAGCACAAGATCATGGACACCAGCGGCCGCGTCGACAAGTTCCGCAAGCGCTACGCGCAGAAGTAA